The genomic window TCGCGGCAAGCCGCGCGACCGCCGGCAGCAACACCATGATCCGCCTGCTGTTCGAGATCGCGGCCACCGGCTTGCCGTCGGCCCCACCACCAAACGTTTTCGATGCCAGCGAGGTTTCCGGGGAGAGCGCAAATCGCTGAACAACTGGGTATCGTCGTCGCGCTGGCGGCGGAGATTTCCACCATCCTCCCCGCCGTCCCGCGGCTCGGGGAACCGATACGGATCGATGCCCGCACCTGTGCGATCCTCGCCGGAATGGGTGCCGGACGGGCCGAGTCGGGTGCAAAGCGACTGCTGACATACGGGGCGGACGCCCTGCTCTGCTGGGGAACCGCGGCCGCACTCGTCGACGACCTCCCACCGGGCGCCCTGCTGGTACCCGACAAGCTGGTCTGGGAGGATGGTGACTTGTCGAACACGCACCACCGCTGGAGCGCGTCACTGCGCACACGGCTGGCGGCCGCGAACGGAACCCTCGTCGATCCAGGGCACATCCTGGCGTCGGAGCAGGAGAAACGCGAGCTCAGACGGCGAACGGGGGCGGTTGCCGCAGACATGGAAAGCGCAGCGGTAGCGCAAGTTGCAATCGCGGCCGGTGTGCCATTTGCTGCCGTCCGTGCGATCTCCGACGCCCCGGCCACACCCCTCCCGGCACGCATCCTGGCCGCGGTGGACCCCGTAGGCCGGCTTCCCTCGCATGCCCTGCTGCACGAGGTCGTCCTCAGACCCACCGCCTGGCCGGGACTGATCCGCCTCGGATGGGGATTCGCAAGAGCCCGCGCATCCCTGAAACGCGCCTGGCGGACCCTCGGCGAAGACGCCCTGCCGCAAGACAATTCAACTGCGCAAAATACGTAGCCTGGATGAAGCGGCAGCGAAATCCAGGATTCCTTTCTGCATTACACTCTCCCCCCCATCCAGGCGACATCCTCTTACGCTTTGGCATAATACTTCCAGACAAAGAGACTGAGACATGTCGAATACACTTCTGGCAATCATCCTCGCGGCCGGCATTGGCAAACGCCTCGGCGCCGAATATGCCAACCTGCCCAAATGCCTGCTCCCGATGGGCGAGCGGACACTGCTGGAAAGGCATCTCGAACTGCTGCAGGCCGCCGGCGTCGGGGAGATCGTCATCGGCACGGGTTTCGAGTCCGGGCGTATCCAACAGACACTGGACCGGTGGCCGGGGACCGTCAAATGTTCCACGTTCCACAACCCCGACTACCGCCAGGGCAGCATCGTGACCCTCTGGCACGCCCGTGACCTGCTTCGCGCGGGGAAGGATGTCCTCGTGATGGACGCCGACGTGCTCTACGGACGCGAACTGCTCGAAAGACTGGTCCGGACTGGTCACGCCAACTGCTTCCTGCTAGACCGGGACCTCGAGGCGGGAGAAGAGCCCGTCAAGCTGTGCGTCCGCGACGGCC from Gammaproteobacteria bacterium includes these protein-coding regions:
- a CDS encoding phosphocholine cytidylyltransferase family protein; this translates as MSNTLLAIILAAGIGKRLGAEYANLPKCLLPMGERTLLERHLELLQAAGVGEIVIGTGFESGRIQQTLDRWPGTVKCSTFHNPDYRQGSIVTLWHARDLLRAGKDVLVMDADVLYGRELLERLVRTGHANCFLLDRDLEAGEEPVKLCVRDGRLVEFRKRIEIDAEYCGESVGFFRFSPAVAAELAARVEAYVAEGRVDEPHEEAIRDLLLSEPSRFGFEDVTGLPWIEVDFPQDVIRARDEILPRIGD